One stretch of Arachis hypogaea cultivar Tifrunner chromosome 20, arahy.Tifrunner.gnm2.J5K5, whole genome shotgun sequence DNA includes these proteins:
- the LOC112785015 gene encoding uncharacterized protein: protein MMMNQNNQAMMRKTRTFQLQKAPSNIQEHQFMMTSPNVIDQYSNFTPKKASPPPPPPVKFPTSPEQIFGQEIIHFSHPQHSLSMVEMGEVFVCVGCKEYGCGKRFVCQECEFQLHDFCAFAPPALKAHPLHSQHSILFHSKPAKSGKVKSKCDVCGKPTKGFAFICTACGYQMHPCCAMLNTEIDYPPHPHTLKILPAAATASAADSTGFICGECKRKRSGRVYKCTSPQCEYYIHAWCAKSKVNGLKAHGIKPPEKPSMIATAAKVASQVVIEFIGGLVEGIGEGVGEVLVQNITKGSANDHSHTSNTSNTTSTRTRPH, encoded by the exons ATGATGATGAACCAAAATAATCAAGCAATGATGAGGAAAACAAGAACGTTCCAATTGCAAAAAGCACCATCCAATATCCAAGAGCATCAATTCATGATGACATCCCCTAATGTTATTGACCAATATTCCAATTTTACCCCCAAGAAAGcatcgccgccgccgccgccgccggtGAAATTTCCAACATCACCGGAACAAATATTTGGACAAGAGATTATACACTTCAGTCATCCACAACACAGCTTGTCAATGGTGGAGATGGGTGAGGTGTTTGTGTGTGTGGGATGTAAGGAATATGGATGTGGAAAGAGATTTGTATGCCAAGAATGTGAGtttcagcttcatgatttctGTGCTTTTGCTCCTCCTGCTCTCAAGGCACATCCCTTGCATTCTCAGCACTCCATCTTGTTCCATTCCAAACCAG CTAAAAGTGGAAAAGTGAAATCAAAATGTGATGTTTGTGGGAAACCAACCAAAGGCTTTGCATTCATATGCACTGCATGTGGCTATCAAATGCATCCATGCTGTGCCATGCTCAACACTGAAATTGACTACCCACCCCATCCACACACCCTTAAGATCCTCCCGGCCGCCGCGACCGCCTCGGCCGCAGACTCCACCGGCTTCATATGTGGGGAGTGCAAGAGGAAGAGGTCAGGTAGGGTGTATAAGTGCACTTCTCCTCAATGTGAGTACTATATCCATGCTTGGTGTGCTAAGAGCAAGGTTAATGGGCTCAAGGCCCATGGTATAAAACCCCCAGAAAAGCCCAGCATGATTGCCACTGCTGCAAAAGTTGCTTCACAAGTTGTTATTGAATTCATTGGTGGGTTGGTTGAAGGCATTGGAGAAGGTGTTGGAGAAGTTCTTGTTCAAAACATTACCAAAGGAAGTGCCAATGATCATTCTCACACTTCCAATACTAGTAATACTACTAGCACAAGAACTAGGCCTcactaa
- the LOC112783505 gene encoding squamosa promoter-binding-like protein 14 isoform X2, whose translation MEKVAPPIFMHQALQSRFCDVPMTTTATTKKRDLSYDVDKSSSNGNWNPNAWSWDSVRFIGKPVPQQNGVVSVEEETLRLNLGSSGVSGSGGSVDPSVSRPSKRVRSGSPTGTASYPMCQVDNCKEDLSSAKDYHRRHKVCELHSKASKAPLGNQMQRFCQQCSRFHPLTEFDEGKRSCRRRLAGHNRRRRKTQPEDVTSQPESVATGNAEIFNLLSAIASSQGKFEDRSKIASQVPDKDQLVQILNRIPLPADLAAKLLNVGGKGQIQTSSYHHDKVNQSNSGPLTKDLLAVLSTTLSASTPNSQKSSQSSDSEKSRASADQVGESLQMRQYPQEFASVGDERSSGSSQSPVEDSDFPEVRVNLPLQLFSSSPEVGNPPKLTPSQKYFSSDSSNPVEERSPSSSPAVDNQFDLQGVARGLKADGVPSRREVNANKEASQSQSYNISLNLFNAPNSRVQPSSLQSVPFQAGYASSGSDHSPPSLNSDAQDRTGRIMFKLFDKDPSHFPGTLRTQIYNWLSNSPSDMESYIRPGCVVLSLYASMSSAAWEQLEENFLQHVHSLIQSNSDFWRIGRFLVHSGNQLALHKDGKIHLCKPWRTWRSPELISVSPLAIVSGQETSFSLKGRNLSNPGTKIHCTGTGGYTPIKVVESACYGMTYDKIKLSGIKVQDASPGLLGRCFIEVENGFKGSSFPVIIADATICKELRPLESEFDKEENASDAISDEHGYDLGRPRSREETLHFLNELGWLFQRKRFSYTDLVPDYSLDRFRFILTFSVERNCCMLVKTLLDMLVQKYLEGQWSSTASLEMLNAIQLLNRAVKRKYVNMVDLLIQYAVPSNNDASRKYVFPPNVAGPDGITPLHLAACTSSSEGVIDSLTNDPQEIGLNSWDSLLDANGQTPHAYAMMRNNHSYNVLVARKLSNRRRGHVSVTINSEIEHSSMDIELKQRQSDQTKRGQNSCTKCSAMADVRYSSRIPGSRSFGHHRPFIHSILAIAAVCVCVCLFLRGHPWVGSVTPFNWEKLDYGTI comes from the exons ATGGAGAAGGTGGCTCCTCCGATCTTTATGCACCAAGCACTTCAAAGTCGGTTCTGTGATGTACCGATGACTACTACCGCCACCACGAAGAAGCGCGATCTGTCGTACGACGTCGATAAGAGCAGCTCCAACGGTAATTGGAATCCAAACGCGTGGAGCTGGGACAGTGTCAGGTTTATCGGGAAGCCAGTACCGCAGCAAAACGGTGTCGTTTCAGTTGAGGAAGAAACGCTGCGTTTAAATCTCGGTAGCAGTGGTGTTAGTGGCAGCGGCGGAAGCGTTGACCCGAGCGTGTCGCGGCCGAGTAAGAGAGTGCGTTCTGGTTCACCCACCGGAACGGCGTCGTATCCGATGTGCCAGGTGGATAACTGCAAGGAAGATCTGTCAAGTGCAAAAGACTATCATAGAAGGCACAAAGTGTGTGAGCTTCATAGCAAAGCCTCGAAGGCCCCCCTTGGGAACCAAATGCAAAGGTTCTGCCAGCAGTGTAGCAG GTTTCACCCTTTGACGGAGTTTGATGAAGGGAAGCGAAGCTGTAGACGTAGACTGGCTGGGCACAACCGCCGGAGAAGAAAGACCCAACCGGAAGATGTCACGTCGCAGCCTGAGAGTGTGGCTACTGGAAATGCAGAAATCTTCAATTTATTGAGTGCCATAGCAAGTTCACAAG GTAAGTTTGAGGACAGAAGCAAGATTGCGTCACAAGTTCCGGATAAAGACCAGCTTGTTCAGATTCTTAATCGGATACCGTTGCCAGCTGATCTTGCAGCAAAGTTGCTCAATGTTGGCGGTAAAGGTCAAATACAAACTTCATCTTATCATCATGACAAAGTGAACCAGAGCAATTCTGGTCCATTAACGAAGGACTTGCTTGCTGTTCTTTCAACCACTTTATCAGCATCTACTCCCAACTCTCAAAAGAGTAGCCAGAGTAGTGACAGTGAGAAGTCTAGGGCTAGTGCTGACCAAGTTGGTGAAAGTTTACAAATGAGACAATATCCACAAGAATTTGCTTCTGTTGGAGACGAAAGAAGTAGTGGCAGTTCGCAATCTCCAGTTGAAGATTCAGACTTCCCAGAAGTTCGAGTTAATTTGCCACTGCAACTCTTTAGTTCTTCTCCTGAAGTTGGCAACCCGCCAAAATTGACACCTTCGCAAAAGTATTTCTCTTCTGACAGCAGTAATCCTGTGGAAGAGAGGTCACCATCATCTTCCCCTGCTGTGGACAATCAATTCGATTTGCAAGGTGTGGCTAGAGGTCTCAAGGCTGACGGCGTTCCAAGCAGAAGAGAAGTAAATGCAAATAAAGAAGCTAGCCAAAGTCAAAGTTATAATATATCTCTTAATCTCTTTAATGCGCCAAATAGCAGAGTCCAGCCTAGCTCACTTCAAAGTGTTCCATTTCAAGCTGGATATGCATCTTCTGGTTCTGATCACTCACCTCCAAGTTTGAATTCAGATGCTCAG GATCGCACTGGGAGAATAATGTTCAAGCTATTTGACAAAGATCCTAGTCATTTCCCTGGAACACTGCGAACACAG ATTTACAATTGGCTTTCTAATAGTCCATCAGATATGGAGAGCTACATTAGGCCGGGCTGCGTGGTACTGTCGCTTTATGCTTCAATGTCCTCTGCTGCCTGGGAGCAA CTAGAAGAAAACTTCCTGCAACATGTCCATTCTTTAATTCAAAGCAATTCCGACTTTTGGAGAATTGGAAGGTTTCTGGTTCATTCTGGCAATCAGTTAGCATTACACAAAGATG GAAAAATTCACTTATGCAAGCCATGGAGAACTTGGAGGTCTCCTGAATTGATATCAGTGTCCCCTTTGGCAATTGTTAGTGGACAAGAAACCTCTTTTTCATTGAAGGGTAGAAACCTGTCAAATCCTGGCACCAA GATTCATTGCACAGGTACTGGCGGTTACACGCCCATAAAAGTTGTTGAATCTGCATGTTATGGTATGACCTATGACAAGATAAAATTGAGTGGTATTAAAGTTCAGGATGCTTCTCCTGGTCTTTTGGGTCGCTGTTTTATCGAG GTAGAAAATGGTTTCAAGGGTAGCAGTTTTCCAGTGATAATAGCTGATGCAACCATTTGTAAGGAATTGAGACCACTTGAATCTGAATTCGACAAGGAAGAAAATGCAAGTGATGCCATTTCAGATGAGCATGGATATGATCTTGGAAGACCAAGGTCAAGGGAGGAGACTCTACACTTCCTGAATGAGCTTGGGTGGTTATTCCAAAGAAAAAGGTTCTCATATACGGATTTGGTTCCAGATTATTCACTTGACAGATTCAGATTCATACTTACATTTTCTGTGGAAAGAAATTGCTGTATGCTAGTTAAAACACTCTTGGATATGTTGGTTCAAAAATACTTGGAAGGCCAATGGTCGTCAACGGCATCATTGGAGATGCTCAACGCAATCCAACTCCTGAATAGAGCGGTTAAAAGAAAGTATGTTAACATGGTTGATTTGCTCATTCAGTATGCTGTGCCTAGCAACAATGATGCATCCCGGAAGTACGTATTTCCGCCAAATGTTGCTGGCCCTGATGGTATTACGCCATTGCACTTGGCAGCATGCACATCGTCATCTGAGGGTGTAATTGACTCTTTGACAAATGATCCGCAGGAG ATTGGGTTGAACAGCTGGGATTCTCTTCTAGATGCAAATGGGCAGACTCCGCATGCTTATGccatgatgaggaataatcattCTTATAATGTGCTGGTTGCTCGAAAACTCTCCAATAGAAGAAGAGGCCATGTTTCAGTAACAATTAATAGCGAGATAGAGCATTCATCAATGGACATCGAGCTTAAGCAAAGGCAAAGTGACCAAACCAAAAGAGGTCAGAATTCCTGCACTAAGTGTAGTGCAATGGCGGATGTTCGTTACAGCAGCAGAATCCCTGGTTCACGGAGCTTTGGTCACCACCGACCCTTTATTCATTCGATTCTAGCTATTGCCGCTGTATGTGTCTGTGTCTGTCTGTTCTTGCGAGGACACCCTTGGGTTGGCTCGGTTACGCCCTTCAATTGGGAGAAGTTGGATTATGGCACCATATAA
- the LOC112783176 gene encoding uncharacterized protein, with protein MTEEEVVNVRGGEISDSSDGDRHNIKVKYCNGDAAHENGSVAGDGDGAVVSGNGGGDSGASDLIVVVEDKVEGKALGESDVTVSEASPVAECECEEAVNKEEENDLEEKTEISNGTIPVGWGGQNDEGSVVVLEDNAKEVNETITCDHELAVQNGAKSEIRDGVDEVNGADANGIQQNGEIHGDEKKEPVTVVEVDRTDGNNGSHSELESVAVENCVVNKEVSVTMDVNEFADKDGESKSAEKAQLEAVDSGGGIEEGGGSVLEGTTESTSDAVSDEKAVAQEVTDREFTNVVNGDDQNGSAETEKDEIPIGIDGVHVSVDVKECAGEDAHTGSDVEKSEAEAVTDSNNVDKSVAGGDVQNGSAEQELSNGVHVEGGSGCEFEKPEEESGEELVDKVEDSSALNNSNISGHGIVVPEANANVMESEAEPSKIAMESDPEPSNLVVEREAEPSNAAVESEPEPSIIAVESDAEPSNVPLQSEPEPLTTLVEREGEPSKIVADGEPEPSNTLVENEAEPTKVAAESEAEPTKVAAESEAEPTKVAAESEAEPTKVAESEAEPTKVAAESEAEPTKVAAESEAEPTKVAAESEAEPTKVAAESEAEPTKVAAESEVDSTKIAVESEAEPSNFTVESKAEPSDVAIGSEAEPSKIAVESEAEPEAEPSAEGVLCVEREAGNVGDEETKLTEEGSNTDAVDVQNMGSEVVKRPFYYLIRIPRYDDDENIKEQIKIAIQQVEEKTRIRDEIRSESQNKKATCKEYNQEFRAAITAERAARDTLKSKRQEMDLVQATMNRLNNAISVGDIDGKIRNMEHMIEHETLPLKEEKQLIRQIKQLKQNREELSSSMAKQDQSQKSLDDKENIEESSKKLQLLKKEIELLRSNVQKAEAATKAAKKKYEDECNILNEISTRFKFADDVRQEAYAKLQTLKKQFHLKSKYFWEYKNASKKGQDLAAEGKKEELQCFCMDQVERMMELWNKNDEFRRDYVRCNTRSTLRRLQTLDGRSLGPDEEPPVIPSFLPERVSKDNSSVSQSTLDQEKKPTPAESVNKKAESAPKAVEQKTEKSQTTKAKKAAKATPLEKSVAAIPRWADEPEDIPEEPVRTKEEEEQILKAEIARKEEEAAKLKEKRRLEEIEKAKEAMLRKQRNAEKAQQRAALKAQKEAEQKEKEREKRLRKKERRKAASTETAENTEQEPTPISETVTRSTEECVQSEKPVEVTRRSQYTRQSKAKSMPLPLRNRGKRRIQPWMWAVIAVLAVVALFFLGNNSSLRSWLQGSAY; from the exons ATGACGGAGGAGGAGGTGGTGAACGTGCGCGGCGGCGAAATCTCCGATTCCAGCGACGGCGATCGGCACAATATCAAGGTTAAGTACTGCAATGGCGATGCTGCTCACGAGAACGGTAGTGTCGCTGGCGACGGCGACGGGGCCGTCGTCTCCGGGAATGGCGGCGGTGATTCCGGTGCCTCGGATCTCATCGTCGTGGTAGAGGACAAGGTGGAAGGAAAGGCTCTTGGTGAGTCTGATGTGACGGTTTCTGAGGCTTCTCCTGTAGCTGAATGCGAGTGCGAAGAAGCGGTTAATAAGGAGGAGGAGAATGATTTGGAAGAGAAAACGGAAATTAGTAATGGAACAATCCCTGTCGGTTGGGGCGGTCAAAATGACGAGGGATCTGTTGTCGTTTTGGAAGACAATGCGAAGGAGGTTAATGAGACAATAACTTGCGATCATGAATTGGCTGTTCAAAACGGTGCGAAGAGCGAGATTCGCGATGGCGTTGATGAAGTCAACGGTGCTGATGCGAATGGAATTCAGCAAAACGGTGAGATTCACGGCGACGAGAAAAAGGAACCTGTGACCGTTGTAGAAGTAGATCGTACTGATGGGAACAATGGTAGTCACAGCGAATTGGAAAGTGTGGCTGTTGAAAACTGTGTGGTGAATAAGGAAGTTTCAGTTACTATGGATGTGAATGAGTTTGCTGATAAAGATGGTGAAAGCAAATCAGCGGAGAAGGCGCAGCTGGAGGCTGTTGATTCAGGTGGTGGAATTGAGGAAGGTGGAGGGAGTGTGTTGGAAGGAACAACTGAATCTACCTCTGATGCTGTTTCAGATGAGAAGGCTGTTGCACAGGAAGTAACAGATCGTGAATTCACGAATGTCGTTAACGGAGATGATCAAAATGGTTCTGCAGAAACTGAGAAGGATGAGATTCCTATTGGCATTGATGGAGTGCATGTTTCTGTAGATGTGAAGGAATGTGCTGGTGAAGATGCTCACACCGGTTCGGATGTGGAGAAGTCTGAGGCTGAGGCTGTAACTGATTCAAATAATGTGGATAAGAGTGTTGCTGGAGGTGATGTTCAAAACGGTTCAGCTGAGCAGGAATTGAGCAATGGGGTTCATGTTGAAGGTGGGTCTGGCTGCGAATTTGAGAAGCCTGAGGAGGAATCAGGAGAAGAACTGGTTGACAAAGTAGAAGACTCATCGGCCTTGAACAATTCAAATATATCTGGACATGGTATTGTTGTGCCTGAGGCTAATGCCAATGTGATGGAGAGTGAAGCTGAACCTTCAAAGATTGCAATGGAGAGTGATCCTGAGCCTTCAAATCTTGTTGTTGAGAGAGAAGCCGAACCTTCAAATGCTGCAGTTGAGAGTGAACCTGAGCCTTCAATCATTGCAGTTGAGAGTGATGCTGAACCTTCAAACGTTCCACTGCAGAGTGAACCTGAGCCATTGACCACTTTGGTCGAGCGTGAAGGTGAGCCTTCAAAAATTGTAGCTGATGGTGAACCTGAGCCTTCAAACACTCTGGTGGAGAATGAAGCTGAGCCTACGAAGGTTGCTGCTGAGAGTGAAGCTGAACCTACGAAGGTTGCCGCTGAGAGTGAAGCTGAACCTACGAAGGTTGCCGCTGAGAGTGAAGCTGAGCCTACGAAGGTTGCTGAGAGTGAAGCTGAGCCTACGAAGGTTGCTGCTGAGAGTGAAGCTGAGCCTACGAAGGTTGCCGCCGAGAGTGAAGCTGAACCTACGAAGGTTGCTGCCGAGAGTGAAGCTGAACCTACGAAGGTTGCTGCTGAGAGTGAAGCTGAGCCTACGAAGGTTGCTGCTGAGAGTGAAGTTGACTCTACAAAGATTGCAGTTGAGAGTGAAGCTGAGCCTTCAAACTTCACAGTTGAGAGTAAAGCTGAGCCTTCAGATGTTGCAATTGGGAGTGAAGCTGAGCCTTCAAAGATTGCCGTGGAGAGTGAAGCTGAACCTGAAGCTGAACCTTCAGCTGAAGGTGTACTTTGTGTCGAACGTGAAGCTGGCAATGTTGGAGATGAAGAGACAAAACTAACTGAAGAAGGATCTAATACTGATGCTGTGGATGTACAAAATATGGGATCAGAGGTAGTGAAAAGGCCATTTTACTATTTGATCAGGATACCAAGATACGATGATgatgaaaatataaaagaacaGATAAAGATTGCTATCCAACAAGTAGAAGAGAAGACTAGGATTCGGGATGAAATTCGATCCGAAAGCCAGAATAAAAAG GCCACATGTAAGGAGTACAATCAAGAATTTAGAGCTGCAATAACAGCAGAAAGGGCTGCTCGGGACACACTCAAATCCAAACGCCAAGAAATGGATTTGGTTCAAGCCACAATGAACAGATTAAACAATGCAATTTCTGTTGGGGATATAGATGGCAAG ATAAGAAACATGGAACACATGATTGAGCATGAAACACTCCCTCTAAAAGAGGAAAAGCAATTGATACGTCAGATCAAACAATTGAAGCAGAATCGGGAGGAGCTGTCTTCTAGTATGGCGAAGCAGGATCAATCACAGAAATCTCTAGACGACAAGGAAAATATTGAAGAGAGCTCAAAG AAATTACAACTTTTGAAGAAGGAAATAGAATTGCTTAGAAGTAATGTTCAGAAGGCAGAGGCAGCAACCAAAGCTGCAAAGAAGAAATATGAAGATGAATGCAACATATTGAATGAGATATCAACTCGGTTTAAGTTTGCTGATGACGTTCGCCAAGAAGCATATGCGAAATTACAGACTTTGAAGAAACAATTCCATTTGAAG AGCAAATACTTTTGGGAATACAAAAATGCTTCGAAGAAAGGGCAGGACCTAGCCGCAGAAGGGAAGAAAGAGGAACTGCAATGCTTCTGTATGGATCAG GTTGAGCGAATGATGGAGCTGTGGAACAAAAATGATGAGTTCAGAAGGGACTATGTACGGTGCAACACCAGGAGTACACTAAGGAGATTGCAAACCCTGGATGGCCGATCACTGGGTCCTGATGAAGAGCCACCAGTAATTCCGAGTTTCTTACCCGAAAGAGTATCCAAAGATAATTCTTCAGTCTCGCAATCAACTCTCGATCAAGAAAAGAAACCAACACCAGCAGAATCTGTTAATAAAAAGGCTGAATCAGCCCCAAAGGCAGTGGAACAAAAAACTGAAAAAAGTCAGACAACCAAAGCTAAAAAGGCTGCAAAAGCCACTCCTTTGGAGAAGTCAGTGGCTGCAATTCCTCGATGGGCAGATGAGCCTGAAGATATACCTGAAGAACCAGTGCGAACAAAGGAGGAAGAGGAGCAGATCTTAAAGGCCGAAATTGCAAGAAAGGAAGAGGAAGCAGCGAAGTTGAAGGAAAAGCGAAGGCTAGAGGAAATTGAGAAAGCTAAGGAGGCAATGCTTCGGAAACAGCGTAATGCTGAGAAAGCCCAACAAAGGGCTGCCTTAAAGGCACAAAAAGAAGCCGAACAGAAAGAAAAG GAAAGGGAGAAGAGATtaaggaagaaggaaagaagaaaggctGCTTCCACTGAAACAGCAGAAAACACAGAACAAGAACCTACTCCTATCTCTGAGACTGTAACAAGGAGTACGGAAGAATGTGTTCAGAGTGAAAAACCGGTTGAGGTAACAAGAAGATCACAATATACAAGGCAGAGCAAGGCAAAATCTATGCCGCTCCCTCTTCGCAACAGGGGAAAGAGGCGAATTCAGCCATGGATGTGGGCTGTGATCGCTGTTCTGGCTGTTGTTGCCTTGTTTTTCTTGGGGAATAACAGCTCTTTGAGATCTTGGCTCCAAGGTTCTGCTTATTGA
- the LOC112783505 gene encoding squamosa promoter-binding-like protein 14 isoform X1 yields MEKVAPPIFMHQALQSRFCDVPMTTTATTKKRDLSYDVDKSSSNGNWNPNAWSWDSVRFIGKPVPQQNGVVSVEEETLRLNLGSSGVSGSGGSVDPSVSRPSKRVRSGSPTGTASYPMCQVDNCKEDLSSAKDYHRRHKVCELHSKASKAPLGNQMQRFCQQCSRFHPLTEFDEGKRSCRRRLAGHNRRRRKTQPEDVTSQPESVATGNAEIFNLLSAIASSQGQKPNGKFEDRSKIASQVPDKDQLVQILNRIPLPADLAAKLLNVGGKGQIQTSSYHHDKVNQSNSGPLTKDLLAVLSTTLSASTPNSQKSSQSSDSEKSRASADQVGESLQMRQYPQEFASVGDERSSGSSQSPVEDSDFPEVRVNLPLQLFSSSPEVGNPPKLTPSQKYFSSDSSNPVEERSPSSSPAVDNQFDLQGVARGLKADGVPSRREVNANKEASQSQSYNISLNLFNAPNSRVQPSSLQSVPFQAGYASSGSDHSPPSLNSDAQDRTGRIMFKLFDKDPSHFPGTLRTQIYNWLSNSPSDMESYIRPGCVVLSLYASMSSAAWEQLEENFLQHVHSLIQSNSDFWRIGRFLVHSGNQLALHKDGKIHLCKPWRTWRSPELISVSPLAIVSGQETSFSLKGRNLSNPGTKIHCTGTGGYTPIKVVESACYGMTYDKIKLSGIKVQDASPGLLGRCFIEVENGFKGSSFPVIIADATICKELRPLESEFDKEENASDAISDEHGYDLGRPRSREETLHFLNELGWLFQRKRFSYTDLVPDYSLDRFRFILTFSVERNCCMLVKTLLDMLVQKYLEGQWSSTASLEMLNAIQLLNRAVKRKYVNMVDLLIQYAVPSNNDASRKYVFPPNVAGPDGITPLHLAACTSSSEGVIDSLTNDPQEIGLNSWDSLLDANGQTPHAYAMMRNNHSYNVLVARKLSNRRRGHVSVTINSEIEHSSMDIELKQRQSDQTKRGQNSCTKCSAMADVRYSSRIPGSRSFGHHRPFIHSILAIAAVCVCVCLFLRGHPWVGSVTPFNWEKLDYGTI; encoded by the exons ATGGAGAAGGTGGCTCCTCCGATCTTTATGCACCAAGCACTTCAAAGTCGGTTCTGTGATGTACCGATGACTACTACCGCCACCACGAAGAAGCGCGATCTGTCGTACGACGTCGATAAGAGCAGCTCCAACGGTAATTGGAATCCAAACGCGTGGAGCTGGGACAGTGTCAGGTTTATCGGGAAGCCAGTACCGCAGCAAAACGGTGTCGTTTCAGTTGAGGAAGAAACGCTGCGTTTAAATCTCGGTAGCAGTGGTGTTAGTGGCAGCGGCGGAAGCGTTGACCCGAGCGTGTCGCGGCCGAGTAAGAGAGTGCGTTCTGGTTCACCCACCGGAACGGCGTCGTATCCGATGTGCCAGGTGGATAACTGCAAGGAAGATCTGTCAAGTGCAAAAGACTATCATAGAAGGCACAAAGTGTGTGAGCTTCATAGCAAAGCCTCGAAGGCCCCCCTTGGGAACCAAATGCAAAGGTTCTGCCAGCAGTGTAGCAG GTTTCACCCTTTGACGGAGTTTGATGAAGGGAAGCGAAGCTGTAGACGTAGACTGGCTGGGCACAACCGCCGGAGAAGAAAGACCCAACCGGAAGATGTCACGTCGCAGCCTGAGAGTGTGGCTACTGGAAATGCAGAAATCTTCAATTTATTGAGTGCCATAGCAAGTTCACAAGGTCAGAAGCCAAATG GTAAGTTTGAGGACAGAAGCAAGATTGCGTCACAAGTTCCGGATAAAGACCAGCTTGTTCAGATTCTTAATCGGATACCGTTGCCAGCTGATCTTGCAGCAAAGTTGCTCAATGTTGGCGGTAAAGGTCAAATACAAACTTCATCTTATCATCATGACAAAGTGAACCAGAGCAATTCTGGTCCATTAACGAAGGACTTGCTTGCTGTTCTTTCAACCACTTTATCAGCATCTACTCCCAACTCTCAAAAGAGTAGCCAGAGTAGTGACAGTGAGAAGTCTAGGGCTAGTGCTGACCAAGTTGGTGAAAGTTTACAAATGAGACAATATCCACAAGAATTTGCTTCTGTTGGAGACGAAAGAAGTAGTGGCAGTTCGCAATCTCCAGTTGAAGATTCAGACTTCCCAGAAGTTCGAGTTAATTTGCCACTGCAACTCTTTAGTTCTTCTCCTGAAGTTGGCAACCCGCCAAAATTGACACCTTCGCAAAAGTATTTCTCTTCTGACAGCAGTAATCCTGTGGAAGAGAGGTCACCATCATCTTCCCCTGCTGTGGACAATCAATTCGATTTGCAAGGTGTGGCTAGAGGTCTCAAGGCTGACGGCGTTCCAAGCAGAAGAGAAGTAAATGCAAATAAAGAAGCTAGCCAAAGTCAAAGTTATAATATATCTCTTAATCTCTTTAATGCGCCAAATAGCAGAGTCCAGCCTAGCTCACTTCAAAGTGTTCCATTTCAAGCTGGATATGCATCTTCTGGTTCTGATCACTCACCTCCAAGTTTGAATTCAGATGCTCAG GATCGCACTGGGAGAATAATGTTCAAGCTATTTGACAAAGATCCTAGTCATTTCCCTGGAACACTGCGAACACAG ATTTACAATTGGCTTTCTAATAGTCCATCAGATATGGAGAGCTACATTAGGCCGGGCTGCGTGGTACTGTCGCTTTATGCTTCAATGTCCTCTGCTGCCTGGGAGCAA CTAGAAGAAAACTTCCTGCAACATGTCCATTCTTTAATTCAAAGCAATTCCGACTTTTGGAGAATTGGAAGGTTTCTGGTTCATTCTGGCAATCAGTTAGCATTACACAAAGATG GAAAAATTCACTTATGCAAGCCATGGAGAACTTGGAGGTCTCCTGAATTGATATCAGTGTCCCCTTTGGCAATTGTTAGTGGACAAGAAACCTCTTTTTCATTGAAGGGTAGAAACCTGTCAAATCCTGGCACCAA GATTCATTGCACAGGTACTGGCGGTTACACGCCCATAAAAGTTGTTGAATCTGCATGTTATGGTATGACCTATGACAAGATAAAATTGAGTGGTATTAAAGTTCAGGATGCTTCTCCTGGTCTTTTGGGTCGCTGTTTTATCGAG GTAGAAAATGGTTTCAAGGGTAGCAGTTTTCCAGTGATAATAGCTGATGCAACCATTTGTAAGGAATTGAGACCACTTGAATCTGAATTCGACAAGGAAGAAAATGCAAGTGATGCCATTTCAGATGAGCATGGATATGATCTTGGAAGACCAAGGTCAAGGGAGGAGACTCTACACTTCCTGAATGAGCTTGGGTGGTTATTCCAAAGAAAAAGGTTCTCATATACGGATTTGGTTCCAGATTATTCACTTGACAGATTCAGATTCATACTTACATTTTCTGTGGAAAGAAATTGCTGTATGCTAGTTAAAACACTCTTGGATATGTTGGTTCAAAAATACTTGGAAGGCCAATGGTCGTCAACGGCATCATTGGAGATGCTCAACGCAATCCAACTCCTGAATAGAGCGGTTAAAAGAAAGTATGTTAACATGGTTGATTTGCTCATTCAGTATGCTGTGCCTAGCAACAATGATGCATCCCGGAAGTACGTATTTCCGCCAAATGTTGCTGGCCCTGATGGTATTACGCCATTGCACTTGGCAGCATGCACATCGTCATCTGAGGGTGTAATTGACTCTTTGACAAATGATCCGCAGGAG ATTGGGTTGAACAGCTGGGATTCTCTTCTAGATGCAAATGGGCAGACTCCGCATGCTTATGccatgatgaggaataatcattCTTATAATGTGCTGGTTGCTCGAAAACTCTCCAATAGAAGAAGAGGCCATGTTTCAGTAACAATTAATAGCGAGATAGAGCATTCATCAATGGACATCGAGCTTAAGCAAAGGCAAAGTGACCAAACCAAAAGAGGTCAGAATTCCTGCACTAAGTGTAGTGCAATGGCGGATGTTCGTTACAGCAGCAGAATCCCTGGTTCACGGAGCTTTGGTCACCACCGACCCTTTATTCATTCGATTCTAGCTATTGCCGCTGTATGTGTCTGTGTCTGTCTGTTCTTGCGAGGACACCCTTGGGTTGGCTCGGTTACGCCCTTCAATTGGGAGAAGTTGGATTATGGCACCATATAA